From the Manis javanica isolate MJ-LG chromosome 13, MJ_LKY, whole genome shotgun sequence genome, one window contains:
- the NXNL1 gene encoding nucleoredoxin-like protein 1, with product MASLFSGRVLIRNNSDQDELDTEAELSRRLENRLVLLFFGASTCPQCQAFVPVLRDFFVRLTDEFYVLRAAQLALVYVSQDPTEEQQDLFLRDMPKKWLFVSFEDDLRRDLGRRFSVERLPAVVVLKPGGDVLTHDAAEEIRRLGPACFANWQEAAEVLDRSFLQPEDLDEPPPRSLTEPLRRCKYRVDRTAWGPGGPGGGGGSGTGDWADGRARRLF from the exons ATGGCCTCCCTGTTCTCCGGCCGTGTCCTGATCCGCAACAACAGTGACCAAGACGAGCTGGACACAGAGGCTGAGCTCAGCCGGAGGCTGGAGAACCGGTTGGTGCTGCTGTTCTTTGGCGCCAGCACATGCCCGCAGTGCCAGGCCTTTGTACCTGTCCTTAGAGACTTCTTTGTGAGGCTCACAGACGAGTTCTATGTCCTGCGGGCAGCCCAACTGGCCCTGGTGTATGTGTCCCAGGACCCTACAGAGGAGCAGCAGGACCTGTTCCTCAGGGACATGCCCAAGAAGTGGCTCTTCGTGTCCTTCGAGGATGATCTGAGGAG GGACCTCGGGCGCCGGTTTTCGGTGGAGCGCCTGCCAGCGGTCGTAGTGCTCAAGCCGGGAGGGGACGTGCTCACCCACGACGCGGCCGAAGAGATCCGGCGCCTGGGCCCTGCCTGCTTTGCCAACTGGCAGGAGGCGGCCGAGGTGCTGGACCGCAGCTTCCTGCAGCCGGAGGACCTGGACGAACCCCCGCCGCGGAGCCTCACGGAGCCGCTGCGCCGCTGCAAGTACCGCGTGGACCGGACCGCGTGGggcccaggaggcccaggggGAGGAGGCGGTTCTGGGACCGGTGACTGGGCGGATGGCAGGGCCAGGAGGCTGTTCTGA